Proteins encoded in a region of the Methanomicrobia archaeon genome:
- a CDS encoding deoxyuridine 5'-triphosphate nucleotidohydrolase — MEKGLSELPPGAVLSQSQIKTLLQTEPPLIENVIDLNTQLQPNGVDLTVRHVEKVVSAGCVDFSNKDRKLSETERLDFDDDQVFLSPGAYKVLYNEIVHLPKDIMAIGAPRTTLLRCGVTLETGFWDTGYEGRSESLLIVANEKGFYVKRDARVLQLCFIKLAQVASSGYRGRYQLENIE, encoded by the coding sequence ATGGAAAAAGGTCTTTCGGAGTTGCCACCGGGCGCAGTGCTTTCACAGAGCCAGATTAAAACGCTTTTGCAAACAGAACCCCCCTTGATCGAGAACGTTATTGATTTGAACACGCAGTTGCAGCCGAACGGCGTGGACTTGACGGTTCGGCATGTGGAGAAGGTCGTAAGTGCTGGCTGCGTGGATTTCAGTAACAAGGACCGGAAGCTTTCGGAGACCGAGCGACTCGATTTCGACGATGATCAGGTATTCTTATCACCCGGCGCGTACAAGGTACTTTACAACGAGATTGTCCATTTACCAAAGGATATAATGGCGATCGGAGCGCCGAGAACAACCCTTTTACGCTGCGGGGTTACCCTTGAAACGGGATTCTGGGACACCGGCTACGAGGGTCGGAGCGAATCTTTACTGATAGTAGCGAACGAAAAAGGGTTCTACGTGAAGAGAGATGCGCGTGTTCTTCAGTTATGCTTTATCAAGCTCGCTCAAGTCGCCAGCAGCGGATACCGTGGGCGATATCAATTGGAGAATATTGAGTAA
- a CDS encoding triphosphoribosyl-dephospho-CoA synthase, producing the protein MDEDDVARSAQLALLLEVSAYPKPGNVDRTHDFIDTSYEHFLASSVAVYPVLRAAAVRGRTDRTGVGDLVRAGVAESTGWQRGGNTHFGALLLLVPLAMAAGACERFEPEALKHEAAAIMRNTTTDDAIAVYQAFPKAKVKVRTDVPEFDVTDESSIAAIKKQQLTLYELLSISASYDLISRELVGGFELTFKYAALIADFAKTESINDAITHADLHLLAEEEDTFITLKFGAERSRYVRARAQQIVSQGYKRAEIETFDNELVRERLNPGSTADIIAAALFISIFGGLRV; encoded by the coding sequence ATGGACGAGGATGACGTTGCACGAAGTGCGCAATTGGCTTTGCTCCTGGAAGTATCGGCGTATCCCAAGCCCGGTAACGTTGACCGCACGCACGATTTCATCGATACGAGCTACGAGCATTTCCTTGCCTCTTCGGTTGCCGTGTATCCCGTCTTGAGAGCAGCAGCGGTGCGAGGCCGAACGGACCGAACGGGCGTTGGGGACTTGGTAAGGGCTGGCGTAGCGGAGAGCACGGGATGGCAACGCGGCGGGAACACCCATTTCGGCGCACTTCTCCTGCTGGTGCCGTTAGCAATGGCTGCCGGGGCGTGCGAACGCTTCGAGCCGGAGGCGCTAAAGCACGAAGCCGCGGCAATCATGCGGAATACCACCACGGACGATGCTATAGCGGTCTACCAGGCATTTCCGAAGGCCAAGGTGAAGGTGCGAACAGACGTGCCGGAATTTGACGTGACGGACGAGTCCTCAATCGCAGCAATCAAAAAGCAGCAGCTCACGCTTTATGAGCTCCTATCCATCTCGGCCTCCTACGACTTGATTTCACGGGAGCTGGTGGGTGGATTCGAGCTGACCTTCAAGTATGCCGCGCTAATCGCGGATTTCGCCAAGACTGAATCGATCAATGATGCAATAACGCATGCGGATCTCCATCTGCTCGCGGAAGAGGAGGACACATTTATCACGCTGAAGTTCGGTGCCGAAAGGAGCAGATACGTGAGAGCGCGCGCTCAACAGATTGTATCGCAGGGCTACAAACGAGCGGAGATCGAGACATTCGACAATGAGCTGGTAAGAGAACGGCTCAACCCAGGCTCTACCGCAGATATCATCGCTGCAGCGTTATTCATCAGCATATTCGGCGGATTGCGGGTTTGA
- a CDS encoding methyltransferase: MKKKELEIMLERVDDVPTPDAESEQYATPATVAAELLHFAFMNGDIEGRTVYDLGCGNGILGIGAKVLGAHAVIGIDRDEKALEVALQNCKKLGVEVEFMKCDVRAVEGEGDTVVMNPPFGAQRQNRHADRVFLEKALAIAPVVYSILNAGSEPFVRSILPSVTIQRFPVAFPLKRRFWFHKKDRKVIQADIYRIERT, encoded by the coding sequence ATGAAGAAGAAGGAACTGGAGATTATGCTGGAACGTGTGGATGACGTACCGACGCCGGATGCGGAGAGCGAGCAGTACGCAACGCCCGCTACGGTCGCTGCTGAATTGCTCCATTTCGCGTTCATGAACGGCGATATAGAAGGTCGGACGGTTTACGATCTCGGCTGTGGTAACGGTATCCTGGGAATCGGCGCGAAGGTACTGGGTGCTCACGCAGTAATCGGGATAGACCGCGATGAAAAGGCACTCGAAGTTGCGCTTCAGAATTGTAAGAAACTGGGCGTGGAGGTGGAATTCATGAAGTGCGACGTGCGAGCAGTAGAAGGTGAAGGTGATACCGTCGTGATGAATCCGCCATTCGGCGCACAGCGGCAGAACAGGCATGCGGATCGTGTATTTTTGGAGAAAGCGTTGGCGATCGCACCCGTTGTTTATTCTATCCTTAACGCGGGCAGTGAACCGTTTGTGAGAAGCATCCTTCCTTCGGTGACGATTCAGCGTTTCCCGGTCGCATTCCCGTTAAAAAGACGGTTCTGGTTCCACAAGAAGGATAGAAAGGTTATACAGGCAGATATATACCGGATAGAACGGACGTGA